A region from the Stutzerimonas stutzeri genome encodes:
- a CDS encoding AraC family transcriptional regulator: MNSFVSPHDDTSAQRAELAQLVERFVEGDGMHPTAIDPLYLIRCERPGDMTYGVHKPALCIIVQGGKEVRLADELYTYDPLHYLVVSVTLPVAGCVVRACPEEPYICIRLDIDPTLISGLLNETEPLASGVEPDGRGMYVDRIDAPLLEATVRLVRLLGSPKDIPVLAPLVLREIFYRLLRGPQGRHLQAVALQGSQSHRVNDAIEWLNRNYVEPLRIDELARRVNLSSSSLHHRFKALTAMSPLQYQKQLRLQEARRLLLAEGLDVSVVGYRVGYESPSQFSREYSRLFGASPVKDRARLRSIA, translated from the coding sequence ATGAATTCCTTCGTATCCCCCCATGACGACACCAGCGCCCAGCGCGCCGAGCTGGCACAGCTGGTCGAGCGCTTCGTCGAGGGTGACGGCATGCACCCGACCGCCATCGATCCGCTCTACCTGATCCGCTGCGAGCGCCCCGGCGACATGACCTACGGCGTACACAAGCCGGCGCTATGCATCATCGTTCAGGGTGGCAAGGAAGTACGTCTGGCGGACGAACTGTATACGTACGATCCGCTGCATTATCTGGTGGTGTCGGTAACCCTGCCGGTGGCAGGTTGCGTGGTGCGGGCGTGCCCGGAAGAGCCCTATATCTGCATCCGCCTGGACATCGATCCGACCCTGATCAGCGGCCTGCTCAACGAAACAGAGCCACTCGCCTCGGGCGTCGAGCCGGACGGCCGCGGTATGTACGTCGACCGCATCGACGCGCCGTTGCTCGAGGCCACCGTGCGCCTGGTCCGGTTGCTCGGCAGCCCGAAGGACATTCCCGTGCTGGCACCGCTGGTCCTGCGCGAGATCTTTTACCGCCTGCTGCGTGGTCCCCAGGGCCGGCACCTGCAGGCCGTCGCGCTGCAGGGCAGCCAGTCGCACCGGGTCAACGACGCCATCGAATGGCTCAACCGCAACTACGTTGAGCCGCTGCGCATCGATGAACTGGCCCGGCGTGTCAACCTCAGCAGCTCGAGCCTGCACCACCGCTTCAAGGCGCTGACCGCCATGAGTCCGCTGCAGTACCAGAAGCAGCTCCGCCTGCAAGAGGCCCGGCGTCTGCTGTTGGCCGAGGGGCTGGACGTGTCGGTGGTCGGCTATCGGGTCGGCTACGAGAGTCCTTCGCAGTTCAGTCGCGAATACAGCCGGCTATTCGGCGCCTCGCCGGTGAAGGATCGGGCGCGCCTGCGCAGTATCGCCTGA